In a single window of the Subtercola sp. PAMC28395 genome:
- a CDS encoding heme-degrading domain-containing protein, whose product MKSAAEVIAQVEADEKLLVFPAFTDDDAFRLGLLMRELAVSRGHAIVIDIARGEQRLFYTALPGTSAHNAHWIERKKATVREWAASSYAVGLRFPVLDPPFALEDAPWMDPKRYSGSGGGFPIVVTGAGLVGTIAVSGLRHDLDHAFIVDALTLFLGLEPAPQVAS is encoded by the coding sequence ATGAAATCCGCAGCTGAGGTCATCGCCCAGGTCGAGGCCGACGAGAAGCTCTTGGTGTTCCCCGCGTTCACCGACGACGACGCTTTTCGGCTCGGTTTGCTCATGCGCGAGCTCGCGGTCAGTCGCGGCCACGCGATCGTCATCGACATCGCTCGAGGCGAGCAACGTCTCTTCTACACAGCGCTGCCGGGAACCTCCGCCCACAACGCCCACTGGATCGAGCGCAAGAAGGCCACGGTGCGCGAGTGGGCGGCGAGCAGCTACGCCGTGGGGCTCCGGTTCCCGGTCCTTGACCCGCCCTTCGCACTCGAAGACGCCCCGTGGATGGACCCGAAACGGTACTCCGGCAGCGGTGGCGGGTTCCCGATCGTCGTGACCGGGGCGGGCCTGGTCGGCACGATCGCGGTCTCGGGCCTGCGACATGACCTTGACCATGCCTTCATCGTCGACGCGCTGACGCTGTTCCTTGGCTTGGAGCCGGCGCCACAGGTAGCGAGCTGA
- a CDS encoding molybdenum cofactor biosynthesis protein MoaE, producing MTVEWCAENVASDEAGAVVTFSGVVRNHDHGKPVTRLSYSAHPNAGEVMREVANDVAAAYPGTRIAVAHRIGNLAIGDIALACAVSAAHRSEAFAACGELVDAVKDRVPIWKEQWFTDGTFEWVGAG from the coding sequence ATCACCGTCGAATGGTGCGCCGAGAACGTCGCAAGTGACGAAGCAGGGGCCGTCGTGACCTTCAGCGGAGTGGTGCGCAACCACGACCACGGCAAACCCGTCACACGCCTCAGCTATTCGGCACACCCGAACGCCGGCGAAGTCATGCGCGAGGTCGCAAACGACGTCGCGGCTGCGTACCCCGGGACCCGCATCGCCGTGGCCCATCGCATCGGCAACCTGGCCATCGGCGACATCGCCCTCGCCTGTGCGGTCTCTGCGGCTCACCGCTCGGAGGCCTTCGCTGCGTGCGGCGAACTGGTCGACGCCGTGAAAGACCGGGTACCCATCTGGAAGGAACAGTGGTTCACCGACGGCACGTTCGAGTGGGTAGGTGCGGGGTAG
- a CDS encoding aldo/keto reductase — MSAITLNNGVTIPQIGYGVFQIPPADAQRMTEAALAVGYRHIDTAAGYQNEEGVGSGVISSGIPRDEIFVTTKLWNADQGYEKALAAYETSRKKLGLDYIDLYLIHFPVPQKRLYAETWKALEKLYAEGAVRAIGVSNFKFPYLDRLLAGADVIPAVHQIEVHPTYQQAELDALTRTHGIAVEAYSPLGRGADLTAPIIVEIAERVGASPAQVIMKWHLDRGRVVLPKSASVDRLTENLRVDAIELTESDLTAIETLEEGLRTGEDIETFDIPNR; from the coding sequence ATGAGTGCAATCACCCTCAACAACGGCGTGACGATCCCCCAGATCGGGTATGGCGTCTTCCAGATTCCGCCGGCCGACGCGCAGCGGATGACCGAAGCAGCCCTCGCCGTCGGCTATCGCCACATCGACACCGCGGCCGGCTACCAGAACGAGGAGGGCGTCGGCAGCGGAGTGATCAGCTCGGGCATCCCTCGTGACGAGATCTTCGTCACCACGAAGCTGTGGAATGCCGACCAGGGCTACGAGAAGGCTCTCGCCGCCTACGAGACCAGCCGCAAGAAGCTGGGTCTCGACTACATCGACCTGTACCTGATCCACTTCCCGGTTCCCCAGAAGCGGTTGTATGCAGAGACGTGGAAGGCGCTCGAGAAGCTCTACGCGGAGGGCGCCGTGCGTGCGATCGGCGTCTCGAACTTCAAGTTCCCGTACCTCGACCGGCTGCTCGCCGGAGCCGACGTGATTCCCGCGGTGCACCAGATCGAGGTGCACCCGACCTACCAGCAGGCCGAGCTCGATGCCCTCACCCGCACGCACGGGATCGCCGTCGAGGCCTACAGCCCACTGGGCCGCGGAGCCGACCTCACCGCCCCGATCATCGTCGAGATCGCCGAGCGAGTGGGGGCCAGCCCTGCCCAGGTGATCATGAAGTGGCACCTCGACCGCGGCCGGGTCGTGCTGCCCAAGTCGGCATCCGTCGACCGACTCACCGAAAACCTCCGCGTCGACGCCATCGAGCTGACGGAATCAGACCTCACCGCGATCGAGACCCTCGAAGAGGGCTTGCGCACCGGCGAGGACATCGAGACGTTCGACATCCCGAACCGATGA
- a CDS encoding FadR/GntR family transcriptional regulator — MLDVLGSEIVAGILAEDDILNVESVRERFGVSRTVVRETLRSLGALGLVRARSKVGTQVNNARSWALLNPAVIRWRASSHYRQQMIELLQVRRGVEATAARLAALHASDEAARGLVDLSDRLAAAAESNDGEAFLEADTAFHRLLLEGSGNQVIAQFALVVTAALRTRDDAKQPLVIDTTPLGIALHTRLARAIASRDAALAERLATEIADTTLAEFS, encoded by the coding sequence GTGCTCGATGTACTGGGCTCGGAGATCGTCGCTGGCATTCTCGCTGAAGACGACATTCTCAACGTCGAGTCGGTGCGCGAGCGATTCGGCGTCTCGCGCACCGTGGTGAGGGAGACCCTGCGATCCCTGGGAGCCCTGGGGTTGGTTCGCGCTCGATCCAAAGTGGGCACGCAGGTCAACAACGCACGATCCTGGGCGCTGCTCAACCCGGCGGTCATCCGCTGGCGGGCGTCATCACACTATCGGCAGCAGATGATCGAACTGCTGCAGGTTCGGCGCGGCGTCGAAGCCACCGCCGCGCGCCTCGCGGCACTGCACGCGAGCGACGAGGCAGCTCGCGGATTGGTTGATCTGAGCGACCGATTGGCCGCCGCGGCCGAGTCCAACGACGGCGAAGCGTTTCTGGAGGCCGACACCGCGTTCCACCGGCTGCTGCTCGAGGGCAGCGGCAACCAGGTGATCGCCCAATTCGCCTTGGTCGTCACCGCAGCGCTTCGCACCCGTGATGACGCGAAGCAACCGCTCGTCATCGACACGACGCCGCTCGGTATCGCGCTGCACACTCGCCTGGCGCGAGCGATCGCCTCCCGCGACGCCGCTCTTGCTGAGCGTCTGGCGACCGAGATCGCCGACACGACGCTCGCTGAGTTCAGTTGA
- a CDS encoding molybdenum cofactor biosynthesis protein B produces the protein MTDTVAILIVSTRAASGVYDDLTGPLIAAWAAARGCSAAPPLVVADGPGVTPALQRLLAAAPTLLVTSGGTGIHPADRTPDQTRALLDYEIPGFSEELRRRGSLKVASALLSRGVAGVAGSTIVVNLPGSRGGVADGLALLDEVLDHMIDQLRGGDHAR, from the coding sequence GTGACTGACACCGTTGCCATCCTCATCGTGTCGACCCGGGCGGCGTCTGGGGTCTACGACGACCTCACCGGCCCGCTCATCGCCGCGTGGGCAGCGGCGCGTGGATGCTCGGCGGCACCACCGCTTGTCGTCGCCGACGGCCCCGGGGTGACCCCGGCTCTGCAGCGGCTGCTCGCCGCCGCACCCACGCTGCTCGTCACGAGCGGCGGAACGGGCATCCACCCTGCAGACCGCACGCCAGACCAGACCCGCGCGCTGCTGGACTACGAGATACCGGGGTTCTCGGAGGAACTGCGCCGTCGAGGCTCGCTGAAGGTCGCGAGCGCCCTGTTGTCGCGCGGGGTCGCAGGGGTTGCCGGGTCGACGATCGTGGTGAACCTGCCCGGCTCGCGTGGTGGTGTGGCCGATGGTCTGGCGCTGCTCGACGAGGTTCTCGACCACATGATCGACCAGCTGAGAGGTGGAGACCATGCCCGCTGA